In Haloterrigena turkmenica DSM 5511, a single genomic region encodes these proteins:
- a CDS encoding alcohol dehydrogenase catalytic domain-containing protein, producing MRAAAFTELTGPEGVNVIEREESDPGPGEAAVDVAACAINRHDLWILEGDSAMVDADDLPFVTGLDVAGTVSAVGEGVDAVEPGDRVVLCPNETCGSCRFCREGPENRCERFSLYHGGLAETACVEADRLVPLPDGVSATTAAAIPTAYMTAFHMLRRADVGPADLVFVPGATGGVGVAAVQLADILGARTIGTSSSASKLERVTELGLDHAIRATEPDEIREEVEAIGTPDAVINHLGGEYTRLGQEVMRRGGTMVVCGRTAGGESTIDVPDLFLGHKRVVGSTMGTQDDLRRLVELTADGDLSPVIDETFPLEATDEAFATMQDRESVGKLVVEPESDR from the coding sequence ATGCGAGCAGCAGCCTTCACCGAGTTGACCGGTCCCGAGGGAGTGAACGTGATCGAGCGAGAGGAGTCCGATCCCGGCCCCGGCGAGGCCGCGGTCGACGTCGCGGCCTGCGCGATCAACCGCCACGATCTGTGGATCCTCGAGGGCGACTCCGCGATGGTCGACGCCGATGACCTCCCGTTCGTGACGGGGCTGGACGTCGCGGGTACCGTGAGCGCGGTCGGGGAGGGTGTCGACGCCGTCGAGCCGGGCGACAGGGTCGTCCTCTGTCCGAACGAGACCTGCGGCTCCTGTCGATTCTGCCGCGAGGGGCCGGAGAACCGCTGCGAGCGGTTCTCGCTGTACCACGGCGGACTCGCGGAGACGGCCTGCGTCGAGGCCGATCGGCTCGTTCCGCTTCCCGACGGCGTGAGCGCGACGACCGCCGCCGCGATTCCGACCGCCTACATGACCGCCTTCCACATGCTCCGGCGGGCCGACGTCGGGCCGGCGGATCTCGTCTTCGTGCCCGGCGCGACCGGCGGCGTCGGCGTCGCCGCCGTCCAGCTCGCCGATATCCTCGGCGCCCGGACGATCGGAACCTCCTCGTCGGCGTCGAAACTCGAGCGCGTCACCGAACTGGGGCTCGATCACGCGATTCGGGCGACCGAGCCAGATGAGATCCGCGAGGAGGTCGAGGCGATCGGCACCCCCGACGCGGTCATCAACCACCTCGGCGGCGAGTACACCCGGCTCGGCCAGGAGGTCATGCGCCGCGGCGGGACGATGGTCGTCTGCGGCCGCACGGCCGGCGGCGAGTCGACGATCGACGTGCCGGACCTCTTCCTCGGCCACAAGCGCGTCGTCGGCTCCACGATGGGTACCCAGGACGACCTGCGCCGACTCGTCGAGCTGACCGCCGACGGCGACCTCTCGCCGGTGATCGACGAGACGTTCCCGCTCGAGGCGACCGACGAGGCGTTCGCGACGATGCAGGATCGGGAGAGCGTCGGCAAACTCGTTGTCGAACCGGAGAGCGATCGGTAG
- a CDS encoding glutathione S-transferase family protein, translating into MNMLVDGEWRTDAYEANDDDGSFQRQQTTFRDRVRDDPDAEFQPEAGRYHLYVSYACPWAHRTLVTRALKGLEDAISVSVVDPYRGEDGWQFAPEKEGCTRDHVRGADYLRELYVEADPDATCRVTVPVLWDKREDTIVNNESEEIMRMLDTEFDDYATRDVDLYPEGYRDEVDRIIDEIYEPINNGVYRAGFATRQEPYDEAVDNLFAALDHWDEVLADQRYLAGDRLTEADVAMFTTLVRFDNVYHTHFMCNVQYVREYDNLWPYLRDLYQTGVDDRREGTPDGRTGSGARRDPGERLDEANGEERPVSEATRDSGVAETVDMDHIKEHYYTTHPDVNPHRIVARGPDLDFEAPHERDELPGSPPADLAAASADD; encoded by the coding sequence ATGAACATGCTCGTCGACGGCGAGTGGCGAACCGACGCGTACGAGGCCAACGACGACGACGGCTCGTTCCAGCGACAGCAGACGACGTTTCGCGACCGGGTCCGCGATGATCCCGACGCCGAATTCCAGCCCGAGGCGGGACGGTACCACCTCTACGTCTCCTACGCCTGCCCCTGGGCCCACCGGACGCTCGTGACGCGGGCGCTGAAGGGACTCGAGGACGCGATTTCGGTCTCGGTCGTCGATCCCTACCGCGGTGAGGACGGCTGGCAGTTCGCGCCCGAGAAGGAGGGCTGTACGCGCGATCACGTCCGCGGCGCCGACTACCTCCGAGAGCTGTACGTCGAGGCCGACCCGGACGCGACCTGTCGAGTGACGGTGCCCGTCCTCTGGGATAAACGGGAGGACACCATCGTCAACAACGAGTCCGAAGAGATCATGCGGATGCTCGACACCGAGTTCGATGACTATGCGACTCGAGACGTGGACCTCTATCCCGAGGGCTACCGCGACGAGGTCGATCGAATCATCGACGAGATCTACGAGCCGATCAACAACGGCGTCTACCGGGCCGGCTTCGCGACCAGACAAGAGCCCTACGACGAGGCCGTCGACAACCTCTTCGCGGCGCTCGATCACTGGGACGAGGTGCTGGCAGACCAGCGCTACCTCGCCGGCGACCGGCTGACCGAGGCCGACGTCGCGATGTTCACGACGCTGGTTCGGTTCGATAACGTCTATCACACGCACTTCATGTGTAACGTCCAGTACGTCCGCGAGTACGACAATCTCTGGCCGTATCTGCGCGATCTGTATCAGACGGGCGTCGACGACCGAAGAGAGGGGACGCCGGACGGACGAACGGGGAGCGGTGCGAGGCGCGACCCGGGGGAGCGCCTCGATGAAGCGAACGGGGAGGAACGACCCGTGAGCGAAGCGACCCGTGACTCAGGCGTTGCGGAGACGGTGGACATGGACCACATCAAAGAACACTACTACACGACCCATCCCGACGTGAATCCCCACCGAATCGTGGCTCGAGGCCCCGATCTGGACTTCGAGGCGCCCCACGAGCGGGACGAACTGCCGGGTAGTCCGCCGGCGGATCTGGCCGCGGCCAGCGCCGACGACTGA
- a CDS encoding NAD-dependent epimerase/dehydratase family protein: MTEIAITGASGRVGRQSIEAFDDETLTLFSHSESEDLDTETLEIANRDEFVEALEGQDVLIHLAANPSPRAEWDEVREPNVDGVYNAFHAAVENDLERVVFASSNHAVNMSNVVSPIRPESTVGKPDIVRPDDEMDPDTYYGVTKVFGEAMGHYYANRHGLDVVNLRIGWLLSEDELEDEVSDRDGAGERYARAMWLSPDDCQQVIRAAATTTLESTPLTAHGISDNSERFLSLSETMLELGYRPRDDSADVLGGQ, translated from the coding sequence ATGACCGAGATCGCCATCACGGGCGCATCGGGGCGGGTCGGCAGGCAGTCCATCGAGGCGTTCGACGACGAGACGCTCACGCTCTTCTCCCACAGCGAGAGCGAGGATTTAGACACCGAGACCCTCGAGATCGCGAACCGCGACGAGTTCGTCGAGGCCCTCGAGGGCCAGGACGTCCTGATCCATCTGGCGGCGAATCCGAGCCCGCGAGCCGAGTGGGACGAGGTCCGTGAACCGAACGTCGACGGCGTCTACAACGCGTTCCACGCCGCTGTGGAGAACGACCTCGAGCGGGTGGTCTTCGCGAGTTCGAACCACGCGGTCAACATGTCCAACGTCGTCTCGCCCATCCGTCCGGAGTCGACGGTCGGCAAGCCCGACATCGTCCGGCCGGACGACGAGATGGATCCCGACACCTACTACGGCGTCACCAAGGTCTTCGGCGAGGCGATGGGCCATTACTACGCCAACCGCCACGGGCTGGACGTGGTCAACCTGCGGATCGGCTGGCTGCTCTCGGAGGACGAACTCGAGGACGAAGTCTCAGACCGCGACGGCGCCGGCGAGCGATACGCCCGCGCGATGTGGCTCAGTCCCGACGACTGCCAACAGGTGATTCGCGCGGCCGCGACGACGACCCTCGAGTCGACGCCGCTGACCGCCCACGGCATCTCCGACAACTCGGAGCGGTTCCTCTCCCTGTCGGAGACGATGCTCGAACTGGGGTATCGGCCCCGAGACGACTCGGCCGACGTGTTGGGTGGCCAGTAG
- a CDS encoding DUF7535 family protein, whose translation MATDVADSTGMGPNRQMSLFGYVMAAIIAVALLPLLPVLIPAYLIWRAFFASDDFEHSFESWRESGKPPSGS comes from the coding sequence ATGGCCACAGACGTCGCCGACTCCACGGGGATGGGTCCGAACCGACAGATGTCGCTGTTCGGGTACGTTATGGCGGCTATCATCGCCGTCGCCCTGCTTCCGCTGCTCCCGGTGTTGATCCCGGCGTATCTCATCTGGCGGGCGTTCTTCGCGTCCGACGACTTCGAGCACAGTTTCGAATCGTGGCGCGAGTCGGGCAAGCCGCCGAGCGGCTCGTAA